TGGCTATGGCGTTGTCTGGCAGGGGCAGAAGACCTGGAACGGCGTCGCCATCCTCGCGAAAGGCTCGGATCCAGTGTTGATCCGCAGCGAGTTGCCCGGCGATGTCGATGACAAGCAGGCACGCTACATCGAAGCCGCGGTTCGCGGCGTGGTGATTGGCTGCCTCTATCTGCCGAACGGCAATCCGCAGCCAGGCCCCCGATTCGACTACAAACTGGCCTGGTTTGAGCGGCTGATCCGTCATGCAGCCTCGCTCAAAAGCGCCGGAGTGCCTGTCGTGCTTGCCGGCGATTACAACGTTGCTCCAACCGAAGCCGACATCTACCCGACCAGCTCCTGGGACGACGATGCGCTGATCCAGCCGGAGAGCCGGGCCGCCTTTGCGCGGCTGCTGGATCAAGGCTGGACGGACGCCATCCGTGCTATCCATCCCGACGAGCGCGTCTATACGTTCTGGGATTACAAGCGATACCGCTGGCCAAGGAACGCCGGTTTGCGCCTTGACCATATCCTGTTGAGCGCGGACCTCGCGGACGGCCTCGTCGATGCGGGTGTCGACCGCGACGAGCGCGGCCGGGAGGCTGCAAGCGATCATGCTCCGGCCTGGGCCATACTGCGCAAGGTGTCGAGCTGAAGCGGGGCCAGCGTTAGTTCGCAGAACCCCTTACTTCTTCAAGCGCCTGGAACCGACAAAAACTCTCGTCAGTTCTCCCGACACTCCGCCAAGGGTGTAATCACGCTGCCCTATCGCCACATCCCGCGCATCTTCGCCCGCACATCGACCCTGGGTCCGCTGGAAGGGGCTCGCTGATCCGAAGGGGCTGCCAGCGGCCATGCGCGACGCCCGAAATGCTGCAGCAGGTTGGTCGGGATGAAGCGGGTGCGGGCGGCGTAGACATGACGGTCGCCGGTCGATGACTGGCCATGGGTGAAGAAGCGCTGCGGCACCATCAGGTGCAGGTCGTCCCTGGCCCTGGTCATGGCGACATAGAGCAGCCGTCGCTCTTCCTCGATCTCGTCCTTCGCACCAGCGCCGAGATCGATCGGGATGCAACCGTCGACGACGTTCATGACGAAGACCGATTTCCACTCCTGGCCCTTGGCGGAATGGATCGTCGACAGGATCAGATAGTCCTCGTCGAGATGCGGCACGCCGGCCTGGTCGCTGGTGGCGTCCGGCGGATCGAGCGTCAGCTCGGTCAGGAAGCGCTCGCGTGAGGGATAGCCGCCGGCGATCTGCTCGAGCTGGACGAGATCGGCCTGCCGCATCGTCGCGTCCTCGTGGATGCGCTCCAGATGCGGCGCGTACCAGAGCCGTGCCCGCTCGATCTCCGAGGGCCAGCCGGAGCGGCCGGACCGCAATTCCTCGATCGTCTCGATGAATTGAAGCCAGTCCGAACCCGCCCTGGCGGGCGCAGGCGCGGCCCGGAGGGCACCGGCTGTATCCGGCGCCTGCGCCAGATGCTCGATGACGCGTTGCGCCGAGGTCGGGCCGACGCCGGGCAGGAGCTGCATGACCCGGAACGCGGAGACCCGGTCGCGCGGGTTCTCGACGAAGCGCAGCAGCGCCAGCAGATCCTTGACATGCGCGGCGTCGAGGAATTTCAGCCCGCCGAACTTGATGAAGGGGATATTTCGGCGGGTCAGTTCGATCTCGAGCGGCCCGCTGTGATGCGAGGCGCGGAAGAGCACCGCTTGCTGTTTCAGCGTCGCGCCGGCCTCGCGGTTCTCCAGCACTTTCTCCGCAATGAAGCGGGCCTGGTCGGCCTCGTCCCGGACGTTGACCAGTTCCGGCGCCGTTCCCGCCGCGCGATCGGTCCAGAGGTTCTTGGTGAAGCGCTCGCTGGCGAGGTCGATCACCGCATTGGCGGCGGAAAGGATCGCCTGGGTCGAGCGATAGTTCTGGTCCAGCGTGATGATTTCGGCCGGCGGCGAGAAGGCGAGTGGAAAGTCGAGAATGTTGCGGACGGTCGCAGCGCGGAAGGAATAGATCGATTGCGCATCGTCGCCGACGACGGTCAGTCCCCGGCCATCCGGCTTGAGGGCGAGCAGCACAGAGGATTGCAGCCGGTTGGTGTCCTGATACTCGTCGACCATGACGTGATCGAAGCGCGCTCCGACGTCGGCTGCCAGATCGGGATCCATCATCGCCTGCGCCCAGTAGAGCAGCAAATCATCGTAATCGAGCACGTTCTGCTGCTGCTTGGCCTCAACATAGGCTGCGAAGAGCTGCTTCAGCTCGGCCGCCCAGGCGATGCACCAGGGATAGGACAGCTTCAGCACATTCTCGATCGGCTGCTCGGCGTTCACGCAGCGCGAATAGATCGCAAGGCAGGTGCCCTTGGTCGGAAAACGGGCTTCGGTCTTCGAGAAGCCGAGCTCATGCCGGACGAGGTTCATCAGATCGGCGGCATCCTCGCGATCATGGATCGTGAAGGAGGGGTCGAGGCCGATCTGCTCGGCGAGGTCCCGCAGCAACCGCGCGCCGACGCCGTGGAAGGTGCCGGCCCAATTCAGTGCATCCACCGCGACGCCGGCGCCATCGCCCATCACCTTCCGGGCGATGCGCTCGACGCGGCGCATCATCTCCGAGGCAGCGCGGCGCGAGAAAGTCATCAGCAGGATCCGCCGCGGATCTGCACCGCCGACCAGGAGATGAGCGACGCGGTGCGCCAATGTGTTGGTCTTGCCCGATCCGGCACCTGCGATGATCAGCAGCGGCGGCGCGGGCAGGGCGCCGTCGCCGAAGGATACGGCGCGGCGCTGCGCCGCGTTGAGGCTGTCGAGATAGACGTGCGCGTTCATGATTGATTCGATCTGCTACCACCTGAGCGCAGCACGGGGCGGCGTTCCCACGCAATGTCGGAAGATGGCGTCAGTGTTGGCTCGCTCGACAAGCGCGTTCTTATTGTGTTCTCATAAACGAGGTCGAGCGAAATGTCAGCCTGGCCGGCGAGCGCGAGTTGAAGGACGTTCGGCGGCACGTTCGGATCGAGGACGACTCACAAGGGACAGGCGAGCCTCCCCGGATTCGGTGGGCCATCAGCGCAGCGACTTGTCCGCCTGCAGGCTCTTTTTCAGCGCGTCGAACAGATTCACGACATTGCCGGGCCGCTCCTTGGCGTCCTTGCTCGCCGAGATTCGCACGCCCTTGCGACGTTTCTTCGAAGCGATGAGCTTGAGCAGGTGTTCCTGCACCGGATCCTTCACCATCTCCGGCGACCAATCCTTCGTCTTCGCCTTGATGAACTTCTGCGCCAGGTCGAGCAGCCCGGGCTCCGGCTTGTCCTTGTCGATCTCGGTGAAATAGGCCTTCTCGTCGCGAACCTCGTCGCCATAGCGCAGCGTCCACAACACGATGCCCTTGTCGCGGGGCTCCAGCATGACCGCGCGCTCGCGTCGATAAAGCACGACGCGCGAGATCCCCACCATCTTCGTCGCCGTCATCGCATCGCGGATGACGGAGAACGCCTCCTCCCCGACCTCATCGTCCGGCACCAGGTAATGCGGGCTGTCGAGATAGATCCAGGGGATGGTATCGCGCGGGACGAAAGCGTCGATGTCGATCGTGCGGACGGTGTCGAGCTTGACCGCCTCGAGCTCCTCGTCCTCGATCACGACGAGCCGGCCGGCTTCCGCCTCGTAGCCTTTCGCCTGGTCATCCGGATCAACCGGCTTGCCGCTCTCGGCGTCGATATAGCGGCTGACGACACGGTTTCCGGTTTCCCGGTTCAGTGTGTGGAAGCGGACTTTCTCGCCCTCGGTGGTCGCCGGGCTCATCGCGACCGGGCAGGTCACCAGCGAGAGCTTGAGGTAGCCCTTCCAATAGGTTCTGGCGGGCATGACGACGCAACTCCGGCAACAAAACTGCCGATTCAATGCGGCTTGGGCGATTCAGTTCCCAAGGCCCGGAACTTGCCGCCCGGCGCCGCATTGAATCGCCGATGTTGCGTTGGGAGTAAGTGTCATGGTTGCGGCGCGTGCGAACTGGAAGGGCTATCTGAAGTTCGGGGAGATCAGCTGCCCGGTCGCCCTCTATACCGGGGCCAGCACCTCGGAGCGGATCTCCTTCCACACGATCAACCGCGATACCGGCAACCGCGTGCGCCGTGAGTTCATCGACCCCGAGACAGAAGAGCCCGTCGAGCGCGATGACCAGGTCAAGGGCTTCGAGATCGGCGAGAACCGCTATGTCGAGATAGAACCCGACGAGATCGTGAAGGCGGTTCCGGAGAGCAACAAGACCCTGGCCGTCTCTGCGTTCGTGCCCTGCGGCGAGATCGACACGGTCTTCTTTGACAAGCC
This sequence is a window from Bosea vestrisii. Protein-coding genes within it:
- the xth gene encoding exodeoxyribonuclease III, which translates into the protein MAIATYNINNVRRRLANLLAWLDHAGPDIVCLQELKCTDREFPEAEIRGAGYGVVWQGQKTWNGVAILAKGSDPVLIRSELPGDVDDKQARYIEAAVRGVVIGCLYLPNGNPQPGPRFDYKLAWFERLIRHAASLKSAGVPVVLAGDYNVAPTEADIYPTSSWDDDALIQPESRAAFARLLDQGWTDAIRAIHPDERVYTFWDYKRYRWPRNAGLRLDHILLSADLADGLVDAGVDRDERGREAASDHAPAWAILRKVSS
- a CDS encoding ATP-dependent helicase, which produces MNAHVYLDSLNAAQRRAVSFGDGALPAPPLLIIAGAGSGKTNTLAHRVAHLLVGGADPRRILLMTFSRRAASEMMRRVERIARKVMGDGAGVAVDALNWAGTFHGVGARLLRDLAEQIGLDPSFTIHDREDAADLMNLVRHELGFSKTEARFPTKGTCLAIYSRCVNAEQPIENVLKLSYPWCIAWAAELKQLFAAYVEAKQQQNVLDYDDLLLYWAQAMMDPDLAADVGARFDHVMVDEYQDTNRLQSSVLLALKPDGRGLTVVGDDAQSIYSFRAATVRNILDFPLAFSPPAEIITLDQNYRSTQAILSAANAVIDLASERFTKNLWTDRAAGTAPELVNVRDEADQARFIAEKVLENREAGATLKQQAVLFRASHHSGPLEIELTRRNIPFIKFGGLKFLDAAHVKDLLALLRFVENPRDRVSAFRVMQLLPGVGPTSAQRVIEHLAQAPDTAGALRAAPAPARAGSDWLQFIETIEELRSGRSGWPSEIERARLWYAPHLERIHEDATMRQADLVQLEQIAGGYPSRERFLTELTLDPPDATSDQAGVPHLDEDYLILSTIHSAKGQEWKSVFVMNVVDGCIPIDLGAGAKDEIEEERRLLYVAMTRARDDLHLMVPQRFFTHGQSSTGDRHVYAARTRFIPTNLLQHFGRRAWPLAAPSDQRAPSSGPRVDVRAKMRGMWR
- a CDS encoding Ku protein, which gives rise to MPARTYWKGYLKLSLVTCPVAMSPATTEGEKVRFHTLNRETGNRVVSRYIDAESGKPVDPDDQAKGYEAEAGRLVVIEDEELEAVKLDTVRTIDIDAFVPRDTIPWIYLDSPHYLVPDDEVGEEAFSVIRDAMTATKMVGISRVVLYRRERAVMLEPRDKGIVLWTLRYGDEVRDEKAYFTEIDKDKPEPGLLDLAQKFIKAKTKDWSPEMVKDPVQEHLLKLIASKKRRKGVRISASKDAKERPGNVVNLFDALKKSLQADKSLR